The Sorangiineae bacterium MSr11367 genome window below encodes:
- a CDS encoding SH3 domain-containing protein, with amino-acid sequence MRHLRGAFAAAMLAGSLLMAAPPAHAADDDVEAFARVVVDSAELRSGPGISYRVVTSAHRGETFAIDGRPASGFWLRVFLPDGRAAYVLGDQVQPFAVSSDDAGGRPSRPGLLAPPPLEGARGGLAIVGGIFSGPVDDGSRASFGYMEIRPQLVLHKTISLDGFLGDALTADGQQILYGAGATIHFFPSWPICPFGTLGGGGLSSFPTSDSFVLKRHDSFVGRVGGGLLLALRNRILVRLEVTNLTLFTADTYKNAQTYAGGLGVYF; translated from the coding sequence CGCTCCTCATGGCGGCGCCGCCGGCACATGCCGCCGACGACGACGTGGAGGCCTTCGCGCGCGTGGTCGTGGACTCCGCCGAGCTGCGCAGCGGCCCCGGCATTTCCTACCGCGTCGTCACCAGCGCGCACCGGGGGGAGACCTTCGCCATCGACGGCCGCCCCGCCAGCGGCTTCTGGCTGCGGGTCTTCCTGCCCGATGGCCGTGCCGCCTACGTGCTCGGCGACCAGGTGCAGCCGTTCGCGGTGAGCTCCGACGATGCCGGCGGTCGCCCATCCCGCCCCGGCTTGCTCGCGCCGCCGCCTCTGGAAGGGGCACGCGGCGGCCTCGCCATCGTGGGCGGCATCTTCTCGGGCCCGGTGGACGACGGCTCGCGCGCATCCTTTGGCTACATGGAGATCCGCCCGCAGCTGGTGCTGCACAAGACCATCAGCCTGGATGGCTTCTTGGGCGATGCCCTCACCGCCGACGGCCAGCAGATTCTCTATGGCGCGGGCGCAACGATCCATTTCTTCCCGAGCTGGCCGATCTGCCCGTTCGGCACCTTGGGCGGCGGCGGGCTGAGCTCTTTTCCGACGTCCGACTCGTTCGTGCTCAAACGCCACGACTCCTTCGTGGGCCGGGTTGGAGGGGGATTGCTCCTCGCGCTGCGCAACCGCATCCTCGTCCGGCTCGAAGTGACCAACCTCACGCTGTTCACCGCCGACACGTACAAGAACGCCCAGACGTACGCGGGCGGCCTGGGGGTCTACTTCTAG
- a CDS encoding DUF4266 domain-containing protein, whose protein sequence is MRVVLLLLLVLAAGCATVKPQERALLADPIMQFDGDPLANPRVQHAIDNREGSHGGAGVSGGGCGCN, encoded by the coding sequence ATGCGCGTCGTCCTTCTTCTCCTCCTGGTGCTCGCCGCAGGCTGCGCCACCGTCAAGCCGCAAGAACGCGCGCTCCTGGCCGATCCCATCATGCAGTTCGACGGCGATCCGCTGGCCAACCCGCGGGTGCAGCACGCCATCGACAACCGCGAAGGATCGCACGGGGGCGCGGGCGTATCGGGCGGAGGTTGCGGGTGCAATTAG
- a CDS encoding DUF3570 domain-containing protein — protein sequence MQLATSAPVFLALFAVATAARADGILQFDTSHTLYHEAPTRSNMTVYTPSVDLRASPFSFLDVRGGWEADVVSGASVAVKAGPTYQATHAGADVISSASVNDVRNVAKGGFTIKHDAVSLSPGYTYSTEKDYKSHAIDIAAKTELFEHNTQLEFSYAHDFDRVCDRVQGLNDAPSRYRALENSTGCFGSDPLRTTRDIDRDGFQASWSQAWTRIFATQLVYSAEILHGFLSNPYRSVILGEGLKAQEHHPENRGREALTLRANVYLKPLRSALRLKTRGYWDTWDVKSLTVEAEFERYFGEALRVELRGRYYRQSGALFFSDDYTGGDSPLGPKGQYFTGDRELSPFSSMLLGLRATYTFLSNRGRVLGFMQSLKLGLGGNAIQFDYDGYTLGGAAVGNARAYIANFSASAVF from the coding sequence GTGCAATTAGCCACCTCCGCGCCGGTATTTCTCGCGCTTTTCGCCGTGGCGACGGCGGCGCGTGCCGATGGCATTTTGCAATTCGACACGTCGCACACGCTCTACCACGAGGCGCCGACCCGCTCGAACATGACGGTGTACACGCCGTCGGTCGATCTGCGCGCGAGCCCGTTTTCGTTCCTGGACGTGCGCGGCGGCTGGGAGGCCGACGTGGTGTCCGGCGCCAGCGTGGCCGTCAAAGCAGGGCCCACGTACCAAGCCACGCACGCCGGCGCCGACGTCATCAGCTCCGCCAGCGTGAACGACGTGCGCAACGTGGCCAAGGGCGGATTCACCATCAAGCACGACGCGGTGTCGCTCTCGCCGGGCTACACGTATTCGACGGAGAAAGACTACAAGTCCCACGCCATCGACATCGCCGCCAAGACGGAGTTGTTCGAGCACAACACGCAGCTCGAATTCTCGTACGCGCACGATTTCGATCGCGTGTGCGATCGCGTGCAAGGTCTCAACGACGCCCCCTCGCGCTACCGCGCCTTGGAGAACTCCACCGGGTGCTTCGGCTCCGATCCGCTCCGCACCACCCGCGACATCGATCGCGACGGATTTCAGGCCAGCTGGTCGCAAGCTTGGACGCGCATCTTTGCCACGCAGCTGGTGTACTCGGCCGAGATCCTCCACGGCTTTTTGAGCAATCCGTACCGCAGCGTCATCCTGGGGGAAGGCCTCAAAGCACAGGAGCACCACCCCGAGAACCGAGGCCGCGAAGCGCTGACCCTCCGCGCGAACGTCTACCTCAAGCCGCTCCGCAGCGCCCTCCGCCTGAAGACGCGCGGCTATTGGGATACGTGGGACGTCAAAAGCCTCACCGTCGAAGCCGAGTTCGAGCGCTATTTCGGAGAAGCCCTCCGCGTCGAGCTACGCGGCCGCTACTACCGCCAAAGCGGCGCCTTGTTCTTCAGCGACGACTACACCGGCGGTGATTCCCCACTTGGTCCCAAAGGCCAATACTTCACCGGCGACCGCGAGCTCTCTCCCTTCAGCAGCATGCTTCTCGGTTTGCGTGCAACCTACACATTCCTCTCGAACCGCGGCCGCGTCCTGGGCTTCATGCAGAGCCTGAAACTCGGCCTCGGCGGCAACGCCATCCAATTCGACTACGACGGCTACACCCTCGGCGGCGCGGCCGTTGGAAATGCGCGCGCATACATTGCCAATTTCTCGGCCTCCGCGGTGTTCTAA
- a CDS encoding alpha/beta hydrolase, translated as MKGGSWFALLLASTISSCGGVPHDKPPTPKETGAVHDRAARVRFGGTFLAMPDGVAVWYKVAGPERAPTVVFLHGGPGYNSFAFERSAGKDLESRFRMVYVDQRGCGRSGFDGANSNYGMQKTVDDIDRIREAVGASKIVLIGHSFGGVVAAEYAHRFPARTSAVVMVDTMPDIGAAIRQQLRYADSIADAEFPDRAKAVHGIVRSEGEPFEKIANLYRTIGRVPLQRKMHFNSGEAQSRMEAIDERSQLLGLTSAKVVKAYVDTGYVNGSPAGVSDPLGVPSILIAGRASHVIGEENIRDAARAWHADVVWLDAGHFVYFEAQHDFVDTVTRFLDDRVRP; from the coding sequence ATGAAGGGCGGCTCCTGGTTCGCGTTGCTCCTCGCAAGTACGATCTCGAGTTGCGGCGGGGTACCTCACGACAAACCGCCCACCCCGAAAGAAACCGGTGCGGTGCACGATCGTGCGGCGCGGGTCCGTTTTGGCGGGACCTTTCTCGCCATGCCCGATGGCGTCGCTGTTTGGTACAAGGTGGCCGGACCGGAACGCGCCCCCACGGTGGTTTTTCTCCATGGCGGCCCGGGGTACAACTCGTTCGCGTTCGAACGGAGCGCGGGCAAGGACCTCGAATCACGCTTCCGGATGGTCTACGTCGACCAGCGTGGCTGTGGCCGGTCGGGATTCGACGGTGCGAATAGCAACTACGGTATGCAGAAAACCGTGGACGACATCGACCGCATTCGCGAGGCGGTCGGCGCTTCCAAGATCGTGCTCATCGGTCATTCGTTCGGCGGCGTGGTGGCGGCCGAGTACGCGCACCGCTTTCCGGCACGGACGAGCGCCGTCGTCATGGTCGACACCATGCCCGATATCGGCGCCGCCATCCGGCAGCAGCTCCGGTACGCGGATTCGATCGCGGATGCCGAATTTCCGGATCGCGCCAAAGCGGTCCACGGGATCGTGCGCAGTGAAGGGGAGCCCTTCGAAAAAATCGCCAATCTGTATCGCACCATCGGCCGAGTGCCCCTTCAGCGAAAGATGCATTTCAACTCCGGTGAAGCCCAATCGCGCATGGAGGCCATCGACGAGCGCTCGCAGCTGCTCGGGCTCACCTCCGCCAAAGTGGTAAAGGCTTACGTCGACACGGGGTACGTGAATGGTTCGCCCGCGGGCGTGAGCGATCCCCTCGGCGTCCCCTCGATCCTCATCGCAGGGAGAGCGAGCCATGTCATTGGCGAAGAGAACATTCGCGATGCGGCCCGCGCCTGGCACGCCGACGTCGTATGGCTCGACGCCGGCCATTTCGTGTACTTCGAAGCACAGCACGACTTCGTCGATACCGTGACACGATTCCTCGACGACCGCGTCCGGCCCTAG
- a CDS encoding sigma 54-interacting transcriptional regulator, with translation MKSPDTRAFGGPSPFAVEVVVTVLSGASKGATLPLKGKVRVGKAPDNDLVLTDDTVSRHHCELSRTVAGVLVRDLESTNGIVVSGARVQEGIFPPGTILRVGEVEIGLRPAPQRMDVLPSASQSFGGAIGHSVAMRTIFTILERIAKTDATVLLEGETGTGKDVLARAICKESPRANKPFMVVDCGAVSYSLIESELFGHERGAFTGAVSARQGAFELADGGTVFLDEIGELPLDVQPKLLRVLETREFRRVGGNKTFAADVRVIAATKRNLEREVAAGKFREDLYFRLAVVPITIPPLRLRRDDITPLITHILNSASASDLVLPKESLESLLAHDWPGNVRELRNVLERAIYMVKPTGGTELSAITFPLSMSVPEGGSPFQFEPSKSYRETRAKYDADFERRYVKWLLGRHHGNVSAAAREARMDRKHLHDMAKKHGLRGESDG, from the coding sequence ATGAAATCGCCCGACACGCGCGCGTTCGGCGGACCTTCGCCCTTTGCCGTGGAGGTCGTCGTCACCGTTCTCTCCGGCGCCAGCAAGGGCGCGACATTGCCGCTCAAGGGCAAGGTGCGCGTGGGCAAGGCGCCGGACAATGATCTCGTGCTGACCGACGACACCGTCTCGCGTCACCACTGCGAGCTTTCGCGCACGGTGGCCGGTGTGCTCGTGCGCGATCTCGAGTCGACGAATGGCATCGTCGTTTCGGGGGCGCGCGTGCAGGAAGGCATCTTCCCACCGGGAACGATTTTGCGCGTGGGCGAGGTGGAAATCGGCCTGCGGCCCGCACCGCAGCGCATGGACGTGCTGCCGAGCGCATCGCAGTCGTTCGGCGGGGCCATTGGCCATAGCGTCGCGATGCGGACGATCTTCACCATTCTGGAGCGCATCGCCAAGACGGATGCGACGGTGCTCCTCGAGGGCGAGACGGGCACCGGCAAGGACGTGCTGGCGCGGGCCATCTGCAAAGAGAGCCCGCGGGCGAACAAGCCGTTCATGGTGGTGGACTGCGGGGCGGTGAGCTATTCGCTCATCGAGAGCGAGCTTTTCGGGCACGAGCGCGGTGCCTTCACCGGCGCGGTTTCGGCACGCCAAGGCGCCTTCGAGCTCGCCGACGGCGGCACTGTGTTTCTCGACGAGATTGGCGAACTGCCCCTCGACGTGCAACCCAAGTTGCTGCGCGTGCTGGAGACCCGCGAGTTCCGCCGGGTGGGCGGCAACAAGACGTTCGCGGCCGACGTGCGCGTCATCGCCGCCACGAAGCGCAATTTGGAGCGCGAGGTGGCCGCGGGCAAATTCCGCGAGGACCTCTATTTCCGACTCGCGGTGGTGCCCATCACGATTCCGCCGTTGCGCCTGCGACGCGACGACATCACGCCGCTCATTACGCATATCTTGAATAGCGCGAGCGCCTCGGATCTCGTGTTGCCCAAAGAATCGCTGGAGTCGCTCCTGGCCCACGATTGGCCCGGCAACGTGCGCGAGCTGCGCAACGTGCTCGAACGGGCCATCTACATGGTGAAACCCACGGGCGGCACGGAACTATCCGCGATCACGTTCCCGCTATCCATGTCCGTGCCGGAGGGCGGCAGCCCCTTCCAATTCGAGCCGTCGAAGAGCTACCGCGAAACGCGCGCCAAATACGACGCCGACTTCGAACGCCGCTACGTGAAATGGCTTTTGGGCCGCCACCACGGCAACGTCAGCGCCGCCGCCCGCGAAGCGCGGATGGATCGCAAGCATTTGCACGACATGGCGAAGAAACACGGCCTTCGCGGCGAAAGCGACGGCTAG
- a CDS encoding cytochrome c — translation MLCVAASMGLGGCDRAPSASDAREWTPADHDRVEERGRLQSGAQAAPPGKGGAGGGAAAPAGDDSVVALTWHNQCASCHGMGGRGDGPNGPMLKATDLTRAEWQAKVSDTDIANAIRNGKNQMPRFDVSDKVLAGLVARVRAVRGK, via the coding sequence ATGTTGTGCGTCGCGGCTTCGATGGGCCTCGGCGGCTGCGATCGCGCCCCTTCCGCCTCGGATGCGCGCGAGTGGACGCCCGCCGATCATGACCGGGTCGAGGAGCGTGGGCGCCTTCAGTCGGGTGCCCAAGCAGCTCCCCCTGGCAAAGGTGGGGCTGGCGGTGGCGCCGCGGCCCCCGCCGGAGACGATTCCGTGGTGGCCCTTACCTGGCACAATCAGTGCGCATCGTGCCACGGCATGGGTGGACGTGGGGACGGCCCCAACGGCCCCATGCTGAAGGCGACGGACCTCACGCGCGCCGAGTGGCAAGCCAAGGTGAGCGACACGGACATCGCCAACGCGATTCGCAATGGCAAAAATCAGATGCCGCGCTTCGACGTCTCGGACAAAGTCCTAGCCGGTCTCGTTGCCCGAGTTCGCGCCGTACGTGGAAAGTAG
- the panB gene encoding 3-methyl-2-oxobutanoate hydroxymethyltransferase yields the protein MYSNAGAPGKATEKKITVPDLRGRKVSQGGDAIAMVTAYDYTMARLVDDAGVDAILVGDSLGMVVQGLSNTIPVTLEEIAYHGRAVQRAGVRAHVVGDLPFMSYQVSVAQAVESSGRLMKEGLFESVKLEGGLEFAEHVYRLVRSGIPVMGHIGLLPQTVHALGGFKVQGRGDEAEQKLIADARAIEQAGAYAIVLEAIPPDVAARVTAEVGIPTIGIGAGAACDGQVLVCTDLLGLTSGKAPKFAKRFTNLGEQAVRAVAEYVAEVREGTFPSAQHSYKPNRAAGERSVIAASDSQDRLHAFDEPLAIDFWN from the coding sequence ATGTACTCGAACGCAGGGGCGCCGGGTAAGGCGACCGAGAAGAAGATCACCGTCCCCGATCTGCGCGGACGGAAGGTTTCCCAGGGCGGTGACGCCATCGCGATGGTGACGGCGTACGACTACACCATGGCGCGTCTCGTCGACGATGCCGGGGTGGACGCCATCCTGGTCGGTGACTCGCTGGGCATGGTGGTGCAGGGTCTTTCCAACACCATCCCCGTCACCTTGGAAGAGATCGCGTACCACGGGCGGGCGGTCCAGCGCGCCGGGGTGCGGGCGCACGTCGTCGGCGATCTGCCGTTCATGAGCTACCAAGTTTCCGTGGCGCAGGCTGTCGAGAGCAGCGGGCGCCTCATGAAAGAGGGCCTCTTCGAAAGCGTGAAGCTCGAGGGCGGCCTCGAATTCGCCGAGCATGTCTACCGGCTCGTGCGCTCCGGCATCCCCGTGATGGGCCACATCGGTTTGCTCCCGCAGACGGTGCACGCCCTGGGCGGCTTCAAGGTGCAGGGCAGGGGAGACGAGGCGGAGCAGAAGCTCATTGCCGACGCGCGCGCCATCGAGCAAGCCGGCGCCTACGCGATCGTGCTCGAGGCCATTCCGCCCGACGTTGCCGCCCGCGTGACCGCGGAAGTCGGCATCCCCACGATTGGCATCGGTGCCGGCGCCGCCTGTGACGGGCAAGTCCTCGTCTGTACCGACTTGCTCGGCCTCACGTCGGGCAAGGCTCCCAAGTTCGCCAAGCGCTTCACCAACCTGGGCGAGCAAGCCGTGCGCGCGGTGGCGGAGTACGTCGCCGAAGTACGCGAGGGCACGTTCCCGTCGGCGCAACACAGCTACAAACCGAACCGCGCCGCCGGCGAAAGATCGGTCATCGCCGCCAGCGACAGCCAAGACCGCCTCCACGCCTTCGACGAGCCCTTGGCGATCGATTTCTGGAACTGA
- the preA gene encoding NAD-dependent dihydropyrimidine dehydrogenase subunit PreA → MADLSIDFAGIRSPNPFWLASAPPANSGEQVMRAFDAGWGGAVWKTLGDPIVNVSSRFGAVDYAGQKVMGFNNIELITDRGLEVNLREIREVKKRYPKHAVIASLMTETKEDWKVLIRRCEDAGVDGLELNFGCPHGMCERGMGSSVGQEPKLLQEITAWTKEFAKTPVLVKLTPNIGDILDPGIAAVKGGADGLSLINTIKSIIGVDLNRLVPEPRVGNASTNGGYCGPAVKPIAMHMVASLARDPEVTIPISGIGGISNWRDAAEFIALGSTSVQVCTAVMHYGFRIVEDMIDGLSNYLDEQGMTSVRQLVGRAIPGFREWGDLDLGYQIVAKIDANKCIGCQLCVAACQDGAHQCIFTGPNDQQRPPHAHYPGTATAPRPQILGTVAGDRVPWVDEPECVGCNLCALVCPVPGCITMQETATETGDTWNRRVQEGRDKIPGGIHE, encoded by the coding sequence ATGGCGGATCTAAGCATCGATTTTGCGGGCATCCGGAGTCCGAACCCGTTCTGGCTGGCGTCGGCGCCGCCGGCGAACAGCGGCGAGCAGGTGATGCGCGCCTTCGACGCGGGATGGGGCGGCGCGGTGTGGAAGACACTGGGCGATCCCATCGTGAACGTGTCGAGCCGCTTCGGCGCGGTGGACTACGCCGGGCAGAAGGTGATGGGCTTCAACAACATCGAGCTCATCACCGATCGCGGCCTGGAGGTGAACCTCCGCGAGATCCGCGAGGTGAAAAAGCGCTACCCGAAGCACGCGGTCATCGCCTCCTTGATGACCGAGACGAAGGAAGACTGGAAGGTCCTCATCCGCCGCTGTGAGGACGCCGGCGTGGACGGGCTGGAGCTCAACTTCGGCTGCCCGCACGGCATGTGCGAGCGCGGCATGGGCTCGTCGGTCGGCCAGGAGCCAAAGCTCCTTCAAGAGATCACCGCGTGGACGAAGGAGTTCGCGAAGACGCCGGTGCTGGTGAAGCTCACGCCGAACATCGGCGACATTTTGGATCCGGGCATCGCCGCGGTGAAGGGCGGAGCCGACGGGCTTTCGCTGATCAACACGATCAAGAGCATCATCGGCGTGGATCTGAATCGCCTGGTGCCGGAGCCGCGGGTGGGCAATGCGTCCACGAACGGTGGCTACTGCGGGCCGGCGGTGAAGCCGATTGCGATGCACATGGTGGCATCGCTCGCGCGCGATCCGGAGGTGACGATCCCCATCAGCGGTATTGGCGGTATTTCGAATTGGCGCGACGCCGCCGAATTCATCGCCTTGGGCTCCACCAGCGTGCAGGTCTGCACGGCGGTGATGCACTATGGATTCCGCATCGTCGAGGACATGATCGACGGGCTTTCCAATTACCTCGACGAGCAGGGCATGACGAGCGTGCGCCAGCTCGTGGGACGAGCCATCCCGGGCTTCCGCGAGTGGGGCGATCTCGATTTGGGTTACCAAATCGTGGCGAAGATCGATGCAAACAAGTGCATCGGCTGCCAACTCTGCGTGGCCGCCTGCCAGGACGGCGCCCACCAGTGCATTTTCACGGGGCCCAACGATCAACAGCGCCCGCCCCACGCCCACTACCCGGGCACCGCCACCGCCCCGCGCCCCCAAATCCTCGGCACCGTAGCCGGCGACCGCGTCCCCTGGGTCGACGAACCCGAGTGCGTCGGTTGCAACCTATGCGCCCTCGTCTGCCCCGTCCCGGGCTGCATCACCATGCAAGAAACCGCCACCGAAACCGGCGACACCTGGAACCGCCGCGTGCAAGAAGGCCGCGACAAGATCCCGGGCGGCATTCACGAATAG
- a CDS encoding FAD-dependent oxidoreductase yields the protein MKSVLPQRRDELQLKDKKPLYSAAEARAEADRCLYCQDAPCIKACPTEIDIPTFIKKIATDNVRGSAKTIFEQNLLGYSCARVCPVEVLCVGACVYNAWHREPIQIGRLQRYATEKATEAGKPVLFTPAPPTGKRVALIGAGPASLACAGYLALEGHAAVIFEKRPFAGGLNTTGIAPYKLHVEDALHEVEWVQALGVEITTGMELGKDVFGKDLLRDYDAVYLGVGLGEDTKLRIPGEDGDGVYGATAWIERMKLTPTSERKLGRVLVIGGGNTAIDVARECALLGATEVTMVYRRDAASMSGYAHEMEGARKEGVRLVTRATPVAFERDAQGKLTGLKVTVDGAEQVLPCDMVALAIGQSKMHAIAAEFPGVELDARGCIVADPANGATGNAKVFSGGDCINGGKEVVNAVADGRNTARYLNQAWK from the coding sequence GTGAAATCCGTACTTCCGCAACGACGCGACGAGCTGCAACTCAAGGACAAGAAGCCCCTCTATTCGGCAGCAGAAGCCAGGGCCGAGGCCGACCGCTGTCTGTATTGCCAAGATGCGCCTTGCATCAAAGCGTGCCCCACCGAGATCGACATTCCGACCTTCATCAAGAAGATCGCGACCGACAACGTGCGGGGCAGCGCCAAAACGATCTTCGAGCAAAACCTGCTTGGCTATTCGTGCGCGCGCGTCTGTCCGGTGGAGGTGCTCTGCGTCGGCGCCTGCGTGTACAACGCATGGCACCGGGAGCCCATCCAGATTGGGCGGCTTCAACGTTACGCCACGGAGAAGGCCACGGAAGCGGGAAAACCGGTGCTTTTCACGCCGGCACCGCCCACGGGAAAGAGGGTGGCGCTCATCGGTGCAGGGCCGGCGTCGCTCGCGTGTGCGGGCTATTTGGCACTCGAGGGACACGCGGCCGTCATTTTCGAGAAGCGTCCCTTTGCGGGCGGGCTCAATACGACGGGCATCGCGCCGTACAAGCTTCACGTGGAAGATGCCCTGCACGAGGTGGAGTGGGTGCAGGCGCTCGGTGTGGAGATCACCACCGGGATGGAGCTGGGCAAGGACGTGTTCGGGAAAGATCTCCTTCGCGACTACGACGCGGTGTACCTGGGCGTGGGCCTGGGCGAGGACACCAAGCTGCGCATCCCGGGCGAAGACGGCGACGGCGTCTACGGGGCCACGGCGTGGATCGAGCGGATGAAGCTCACGCCGACATCGGAGCGAAAGCTGGGACGCGTGCTGGTCATCGGCGGAGGCAACACCGCCATCGACGTGGCGCGTGAGTGCGCACTGCTGGGGGCGACCGAAGTGACCATGGTGTACCGGCGGGACGCGGCGTCCATGAGCGGGTACGCGCACGAGATGGAGGGGGCACGCAAAGAGGGTGTGCGCCTGGTCACCCGGGCGACGCCGGTGGCGTTCGAGCGCGATGCGCAGGGCAAGCTTACGGGGCTGAAGGTCACCGTGGACGGTGCCGAGCAGGTCCTGCCCTGTGACATGGTGGCGCTGGCCATTGGGCAGTCGAAGATGCATGCCATTGCGGCGGAGTTCCCCGGGGTGGAGCTCGACGCACGCGGATGCATCGTGGCCGACCCGGCCAACGGAGCAACGGGCAACGCCAAAGTGTTCAGCGGCGGCGATTGCATCAACGGTGGCAAAGAAGTGGTGAACGCCGTGGCGGATGGTCGAAACACGGCGCGGTACCTGAATCAGGCCTGGAAATAG